A stretch of the Clostridiales bacterium genome encodes the following:
- a CDS encoding sugar ABC transporter permease — protein MTTIPSVRPRKSLGYRFSLTMKRDWQLWVLLIPALAFFIVFCYFPMYGAQIAFRNYKAAFGVTGSPWVGWANFEKFFKLYYCGRMFTNTFLLNFLGLLFGFPIPVILAIMLNQLNHKRFKGFTQTAIYVPHFISTVVLAGMIYLFFSPTNGIINHIITAAGGKPIYFIMEPAWFRPLYIGSDIWQNAGWNTILYIATLTGIDPQLYEAATIDGATRWDKIKHIDIPHLIPITVMMLILNCGSLLASNTDKVLLLQTSGNLATSDILGVYQYTVGIAGAKAQPSYAAAIGLCLNVMNFVIVMSVNYISRKVGKISLF, from the coding sequence ATGACAACCATCCCTTCTGTCCGACCCCGCAAAAGCCTGGGCTACCGCTTCTCCCTCACCATGAAGCGGGACTGGCAGCTGTGGGTGCTCCTGATCCCCGCGCTGGCATTCTTCATTGTGTTCTGCTATTTCCCGATGTATGGCGCGCAGATCGCTTTCCGGAACTATAAAGCCGCTTTCGGCGTCACCGGCAGCCCCTGGGTCGGCTGGGCCAACTTTGAAAAGTTCTTCAAGCTGTATTACTGCGGGCGGATGTTCACGAACACCTTCCTGCTCAACTTCCTGGGCCTGCTGTTCGGCTTCCCGATCCCGGTGATCCTGGCTATCATGCTGAACCAGCTGAACCACAAACGCTTCAAGGGCTTCACCCAGACCGCCATCTATGTGCCGCACTTCATCTCCACCGTGGTCCTGGCCGGTATGATCTACCTGTTCTTCTCCCCGACCAACGGCATCATCAACCACATCATCACCGCAGCCGGCGGAAAGCCCATCTACTTCATCATGGAGCCCGCCTGGTTCCGTCCGCTGTATATCGGATCGGACATCTGGCAGAACGCCGGCTGGAATACGATCCTCTACATCGCCACCCTGACCGGTATCGATCCCCAGCTGTATGAAGCCGCCACCATCGACGGCGCCACCCGCTGGGACAAGATCAAGCACATCGATATCCCGCACCTGATCCCGATCACGGTCATGATGCTGATCCTGAACTGCGGTTCGCTGCTCGCATCCAACACGGACAAGGTGCTGCTCCTGCAGACCTCCGGCAACCTGGCCACCTCGGACATCCTGGGCGTTTACCAGTACACCGTCGGTATCGCGGGCGCCAAAGCCCAGCCGTCCTATGCCGCCGCGATCGGCCTGTGCCTGAATGTGATGAACTTCGTGATCGTCATGTCGGTGAACTACATTTCCCGCAAGGTCGGCAAGATCAGCCTGTTCTGA
- a CDS encoding carbohydrate ABC transporter permease yields MSDIVLPRRKTRIRETGKDRVFNAINLIFWIIVLFIVLYPLWLIIISSVSDPDAVRRAEVLIWPVDFSLMGYEAVFQHSELWNSYLNSIFYTLVGSAMSVIITLAAAYTLSRKFAGRKVVSLVITFTMFFSGGLIPIFINIKDLGLYDTRAVMILMNLVSVWNLMVARTYIQTTIPEELYEAAVMDGAGHFTYFFKCVLPLSGTIVAVLSVYYGVARWNDYFTGLVMLRSRNLFPLQLILKEILASLTTGNSDTFFASYADNLGGLQEALRKAEVAKYCCIVVATVPAILLYVFMQKYFVKGVMIGSLKG; encoded by the coding sequence ATGTCAGATATCGTACTCCCGCGCCGGAAAACGCGCATCAGGGAAACCGGGAAAGACCGGGTATTCAATGCCATCAACCTGATCTTCTGGATCATTGTGCTGTTTATCGTGCTGTACCCCCTGTGGCTGATCATCATCTCCTCCGTTTCCGATCCGGACGCGGTGCGCCGGGCTGAAGTGCTGATCTGGCCGGTGGACTTCTCCCTGATGGGCTATGAGGCGGTTTTCCAGCACAGCGAGCTGTGGAACAGCTACCTGAACTCCATTTTCTACACCCTGGTCGGTTCCGCAATGAGCGTCATCATCACGCTGGCCGCGGCCTACACCCTGTCCCGGAAGTTCGCCGGGCGGAAGGTGGTCAGCCTGGTCATCACCTTCACGATGTTCTTCAGCGGCGGCCTGATCCCGATTTTCATCAACATCAAGGACCTGGGACTGTACGACACCCGCGCGGTCATGATCCTGATGAACCTGGTGTCCGTGTGGAACCTGATGGTCGCCCGCACCTATATCCAGACCACGATTCCCGAAGAGCTGTACGAAGCCGCCGTCATGGACGGGGCCGGTCACTTCACCTACTTCTTCAAGTGCGTGCTGCCGCTTTCCGGAACCATCGTCGCGGTGCTGTCCGTATATTACGGCGTTGCCCGCTGGAATGACTACTTCACCGGCCTGGTAATGCTGCGGTCCCGGAACCTGTTCCCCCTGCAGCTGATCCTGAAGGAAATCCTGGCTTCCCTGACCACCGGCAATTCCGACACCTTCTTCGCTTCCTACGCCGACAACCTGGGCGGCCTGCAGGAAGCCCTCCGGAAGGCCGAAGTCGCCAAGTACTGCTGCATCGTGGTAGCCACGGTTCCCGCTATCCTGCTCTACGTCTTCATGCAGAAGTACTTTGTCAAGGGCGTTATGATTGGCAGCTTAAAAGGATGA
- a CDS encoding DEAD/DEAH box helicase produces MDLSSEILRAVQEMGFQEPSTVQARTIPLMMSGADINAIAPTGTGKTCAFGIPMLEYVQLKDSRIQEVVLAPTRELAVQIGEELTRLAKFIPGVRIAVIYGGQSISKQINALKRKPQIVIATPGRMLDHMQRGNIRLDAVHTMVLDEADEMLNMGFVKDVTKIIEATPPERQLVLFSATTNQDVLTIAWKYQHEPVEITVEATKEDRPQITQYVIAVEQEKKTDHLMYLLDANVYQRVMIFCNTKFMTDKLTRQLVRDGYDAQCLHGDIPQAKRNVVMSDFKRGKFPILVSTDVAARGIDVDDVEAVINYDLPNENEYYLHRIGRTGRAHKHGVSFSLVTFRESVRMDEILKYMLTVPTPLKFVDDVLCHEDGTPFFENI; encoded by the coding sequence ATGGACCTTTCCTCGGAAATCCTCCGGGCGGTACAGGAGATGGGCTTTCAGGAGCCCTCCACCGTGCAGGCCCGGACGATTCCGCTGATGATGTCCGGCGCCGATATCAACGCCATCGCCCCCACGGGCACCGGCAAAACCTGCGCCTTCGGCATCCCGATGCTGGAGTACGTCCAGCTGAAGGACAGCCGGATCCAGGAGGTTGTGCTGGCCCCGACCCGGGAGCTGGCTGTGCAGATCGGCGAAGAGCTGACCCGCCTGGCGAAGTTCATTCCCGGCGTCCGGATCGCCGTGATCTACGGCGGCCAGTCCATCTCCAAGCAGATCAACGCCCTGAAGCGCAAGCCCCAGATCGTGATCGCCACGCCCGGGCGCATGCTGGACCATATGCAGCGCGGCAACATCCGCCTGGACGCGGTTCACACCATGGTGCTCGACGAAGCGGACGAGATGCTGAACATGGGCTTCGTCAAGGATGTGACGAAGATCATCGAGGCCACGCCGCCGGAACGGCAGCTCGTGCTCTTCTCCGCCACGACGAACCAGGACGTGCTGACCATCGCCTGGAAATACCAGCATGAGCCGGTGGAGATCACCGTGGAAGCCACGAAGGAAGACCGGCCCCAGATTACCCAGTACGTCATCGCTGTCGAACAGGAAAAGAAGACGGACCACCTGATGTACCTGCTGGACGCGAACGTGTACCAGCGCGTGATGATCTTCTGCAACACGAAGTTCATGACCGACAAGCTCACGCGCCAGCTGGTCCGCGACGGCTATGACGCCCAGTGCCTCCACGGGGATATCCCCCAGGCGAAGCGCAACGTGGTGATGAGCGACTTCAAGCGCGGCAAGTTCCCGATCCTCGTTTCCACGGATGTGGCCGCCCGCGGGATCGACGTGGACGACGTCGAGGCGGTCATCAACTACGACCTGCCCAACGAGAACGAGTACTACCTGCACCGCATCGGCCGCACCGGCCGGGCGCACAAGCACGGCGTCAGCTTCTCCCTGGTCACCTTCCGGGAGAGCGTGCGGATGGATGAAATCCTGAAGTACATGCTGACGGTCCCGACGCCCCTGAAGTTTGTGGATGACGTGCTCTGCCACGAGGACGGCACCCCGTTCTTTGAGAACATCTGA
- a CDS encoding zinc-ribbon domain containing protein, whose protein sequence is MYEDKTLVCKDCGAEFVFTAGEQEFYAEKGFQNEPTRCKACRQARKASRAAGGPRQMFDAVCAECGKPTQVPFEPREDRPVYCSECYAARRG, encoded by the coding sequence ATGTACGAAGACAAAACGCTGGTATGCAAGGACTGTGGTGCTGAGTTCGTTTTCACCGCCGGTGAACAGGAATTCTACGCCGAAAAGGGATTCCAGAACGAGCCCACCCGCTGCAAGGCCTGCCGTCAGGCCCGGAAAGCCAGCCGCGCTGCCGGCGGTCCGCGTCAGATGTTTGATGCAGTCTGCGCCGAATGCGGGAAGCCCACCCAGGTTCCCTTCGAGCCGCGGGAAGACCGCCCCGTTTACTGCAGCGAGTGCTACGCCGCCCGCCGCGGATAA
- a CDS encoding L-ribulose-5-phosphate 4-epimerase has protein sequence MEELKQKVYEANMLLPAYHLVTFTWGNVSGIDRERGLFVIKPSGIPYEKLKPEDMVVIDLAGNRVEGTLNPSSDTPTHAELYRRFPEIGGVVHTHSRWATIWAQSGRDIPAYGTTHADYIYGNVPCCRDLTAAEVEEAYELNTGKVIASHFEQAGLNPKHVPCVLARHHGPFAWGKDAMEAVHNAVVLEEVAMMAWHTEALPQAQTRENLPEYVKEKHFMRKHGPNAYYGQKNT, from the coding sequence CTGGAAGAACTGAAACAGAAGGTATACGAGGCGAATATGCTGCTGCCGGCATACCACCTGGTCACATTCACCTGGGGCAACGTATCCGGGATTGACCGGGAGCGCGGCCTGTTTGTGATCAAGCCCAGCGGTATCCCGTATGAAAAGCTGAAGCCGGAGGATATGGTCGTGATCGACCTGGCGGGCAACCGCGTGGAAGGCACCCTGAATCCCTCCTCCGATACTCCGACGCACGCGGAGCTGTACCGCCGTTTCCCGGAAATCGGCGGCGTGGTGCATACCCATTCCCGGTGGGCAACCATCTGGGCCCAGAGCGGGCGGGATATTCCGGCATACGGAACCACCCACGCGGACTATATCTACGGCAACGTTCCCTGCTGCCGGGACCTGACGGCGGCGGAAGTGGAGGAAGCCTATGAGCTGAACACCGGCAAGGTGATTGCTTCCCACTTTGAGCAGGCGGGACTGAATCCGAAGCATGTACCCTGCGTGCTGGCGCGCCACCACGGGCCCTTCGCCTGGGGCAAGGACGCGATGGAAGCGGTGCACAACGCCGTGGTGCTGGAAGAGGTCGCCATGATGGCATGGCATACCGAAGCGCTGCCGCAGGCCCAGACCCGGGAGAACCTTCCCGAGTATGTGAAAGAGAAACATTTCATGCGCAAACACGGCCCGAATGCGTATTATGGCCAAAAAAATACCTGA
- a CDS encoding extracellular solute-binding protein, which yields MKKIVSLLLALCLVMGIGAALADDKVELTAFQYALENQNCDFNNDFWYFQQIEEKTNTHVTFDMVKDSDWATKANLMFSIPDQMPDMILRHAVDVEEYGVSQGLLLPLDEYLTEEIMPNYVSRMNLNHASDSIPASDGKTYYIGYLMAQNVNHNGTWYVNQTELDKLGLEAPKTIDEVTEMLRKMKADGFEFPMSASSSKTGPEGILNFFASFGVPENQKYYFIDENDKVQFTGAQPGWRACVEWLHQLYEEGLLDPESLTQDSNLWASKVNEGKVGYFTYLRLINTAITADNIGNFKSILPPVADGYKVSVSSILEVPEVGAYLTKNCKDPVAALKWIDAQLETEMMMVAGNGKVGEQIIKNDAGKYEVINVPENNGLYDFVPVIMGQFFAPGDYYTEIYQMAPHRVERYEDSKTYAEAGVLEYKSYQYLRDLCKMNNDDSIEASDIYTELEKAVDEAFAKFVREGVTDESWDAFQAQTKSIGVDRYIELYQNAYDAFLAK from the coding sequence ATGAAGAAAATCGTTTCCCTGCTTCTCGCGCTGTGCCTCGTAATGGGCATCGGCGCCGCTCTGGCCGACGACAAGGTCGAGCTGACCGCCTTCCAGTATGCGCTGGAAAACCAGAACTGCGACTTCAACAACGACTTCTGGTACTTCCAGCAGATCGAAGAGAAGACCAACACCCACGTCACCTTTGACATGGTCAAGGATTCCGACTGGGCAACCAAAGCCAACCTGATGTTCTCCATCCCGGACCAGATGCCCGACATGATCCTCCGCCATGCGGTGGACGTGGAAGAGTACGGCGTATCCCAGGGCCTGCTGCTGCCCCTGGATGAGTACCTGACGGAAGAAATCATGCCCAACTATGTTTCCCGCATGAACCTGAACCACGCCAGCGACTCCATCCCCGCCTCCGACGGCAAGACCTACTACATCGGCTACCTGATGGCGCAGAACGTCAACCACAACGGCACCTGGTACGTGAACCAGACCGAACTGGACAAGCTGGGCCTCGAAGCCCCCAAGACCATTGACGAAGTGACCGAAATGCTGCGCAAGATGAAGGCGGACGGCTTTGAGTTCCCGATGTCCGCTTCCTCCAGCAAGACCGGTCCCGAAGGCATTCTGAACTTCTTCGCTTCCTTCGGTGTTCCGGAAAACCAGAAGTACTACTTCATCGATGAAAACGACAAGGTGCAGTTCACCGGCGCCCAGCCCGGCTGGCGTGCCTGCGTGGAATGGCTCCACCAGCTGTACGAAGAAGGCCTGCTGGATCCCGAATCCCTGACCCAGGACTCCAACCTGTGGGCCAGCAAGGTCAATGAGGGCAAGGTCGGCTACTTCACCTACCTGCGCCTGATCAACACCGCCATCACCGCGGACAACATCGGCAACTTCAAGTCCATCCTGCCCCCCGTTGCGGACGGCTACAAGGTTTCTGTTTCCTCCATCCTGGAGGTTCCGGAAGTCGGCGCTTACCTGACCAAGAACTGCAAGGACCCCGTCGCGGCCTTGAAGTGGATCGATGCCCAGCTGGAAACCGAAATGATGATGGTGGCCGGTAACGGCAAGGTCGGCGAGCAGATCATCAAGAATGACGCCGGCAAGTACGAAGTCATCAATGTGCCCGAGAACAACGGCCTGTACGATTTCGTTCCGGTGATCATGGGTCAGTTCTTCGCCCCCGGCGACTACTACACCGAGATCTACCAGATGGCGCCCCACCGCGTGGAACGCTATGAAGACAGCAAGACCTATGCGGAAGCCGGCGTGCTCGAATACAAGAGCTACCAGTACCTGCGTGACCTGTGCAAGATGAACAACGATGACTCCATCGAAGCTTCCGACATCTATACCGAGCTGGAAAAGGCCGTGGATGAAGCGTTCGCGAAGTTCGTCCGTGAAGGCGTGACCGATGAATCCTGGGATGCCTTCCAGGCCCAGACCAAGAGCATCGGCGTCGACCGCTACATCGAGCTGTACCAGAATGCGTATGACGCGTTCCTTGCCAAGTAA
- a CDS encoding extracellular solute-binding protein, whose translation MKRRALFLILLAATLLLGSCSGPAPEPPSATKPVSLTALQYEIENMAVDFNNLWFYKQIEEQTGVHVTFSDVKEAEWSSAVSLTFAKGTLPDLIIRGKLDVEEYGVSRHQLLPLDDYMARGLLPNYTQRLEESGLKNQLTASDGHIYELGFLISQGVNTDGHFFINQDWLDTLSLPVPSTVDELTEVLRRFRNDDPNRNGQKDEVPMEFTFDDNNTGIYNLFSFYGLPLNEDFISLDDSGKVVFTPADPAFLETLKWLHSLYAEDLLDIGFISQGSNIWADKVNQGNVGMFSYWRLQNTALSPSVVSMYRVMKPVHAEGCRACLPRLIDLIDFGAALTVDNRDVEASLRWLDAQFETETMLVSQNGAVGDTLIRQEDGRYAVSYVPPDNELYRTVPVICGQFFAPAEYYASVYVPAAHRQEKAGYCRLYEEAGVLESTSSKLLTTVASRAPEEDARINLLRNRLKSIVDATIVEMITKGVTEESTAEYAAKIRDAGWEEYRSTYQGIYDRWISER comes from the coding sequence ATGAAACGGAGAGCGCTCTTCCTGATCCTGCTGGCTGCCACGCTGTTGCTGGGCAGCTGTTCCGGTCCTGCGCCGGAACCGCCTTCCGCCACAAAGCCCGTCTCCCTGACCGCCCTTCAGTATGAAATTGAAAATATGGCCGTCGACTTCAACAATCTCTGGTTCTACAAGCAGATTGAGGAGCAGACGGGCGTCCATGTGACCTTCAGCGACGTCAAGGAGGCTGAATGGAGCAGCGCTGTTTCGCTGACCTTCGCCAAGGGCACCCTGCCGGACCTGATCATCCGTGGGAAGCTCGACGTGGAGGAGTACGGCGTTTCCCGCCACCAGCTGCTTCCGCTGGATGACTATATGGCCCGCGGTCTCCTCCCCAACTACACCCAGCGGCTGGAGGAAAGCGGCCTGAAGAACCAGCTGACCGCCTCGGACGGGCATATCTATGAGCTTGGCTTCCTGATTTCCCAGGGCGTCAATACGGACGGCCACTTTTTCATCAACCAGGACTGGCTGGACACGCTGTCCCTGCCGGTGCCTTCCACGGTGGATGAGCTGACGGAGGTGCTCCGCCGTTTCCGCAATGATGACCCGAACCGGAACGGGCAGAAGGATGAAGTTCCCATGGAATTCACCTTCGATGACAACAACACCGGGATCTACAACCTGTTCTCCTTCTACGGCCTGCCGCTGAATGAGGACTTCATCTCCCTGGATGACAGCGGAAAGGTGGTCTTTACCCCGGCGGATCCCGCGTTCCTCGAAACGCTGAAATGGCTGCACAGCCTGTATGCCGAAGACCTGCTGGACATCGGCTTTATCAGCCAGGGCAGCAATATCTGGGCGGACAAGGTGAACCAGGGGAATGTCGGCATGTTCAGCTACTGGCGGCTGCAGAACACCGCCCTGTCCCCCTCCGTGGTCTCCATGTACCGGGTGATGAAGCCGGTGCATGCCGAAGGTTGCAGGGCCTGCCTGCCCCGCCTGATCGACCTGATCGATTTCGGCGCCGCCCTCACCGTGGACAACCGGGACGTGGAGGCCAGCCTCCGCTGGCTGGATGCCCAGTTTGAAACCGAAACCATGCTGGTTTCCCAGAACGGCGCCGTGGGCGATACGCTGATCCGCCAGGAGGACGGCCGCTACGCCGTTTCCTACGTGCCGCCGGACAACGAGCTGTACCGTACGGTGCCCGTCATCTGCGGCCAGTTCTTCGCCCCCGCTGAATACTATGCTTCCGTGTATGTGCCTGCCGCCCACCGGCAGGAAAAGGCCGGCTACTGCCGCCTGTATGAGGAAGCCGGTGTGCTGGAATCCACCAGCAGCAAGCTCCTCACCACCGTAGCGTCCAGGGCTCCGGAAGAGGACGCCCGCATCAACCTTCTCCGCAACCGGCTCAAGAGCATCGTCGATGCCACCATCGTGGAGATGATCACCAAAGGCGTCACCGAGGAATCCACCGCTGAATACGCCGCGAAGATCCGCGACGCCGGATGGGAGGAATACCGCAGCACTTACCAGGGAATCTATGACCGCTGGATCAGCGAACGATAA
- a CDS encoding family 43 glycosylhydrolase, translating to MKRNEINIRDPFVLLHDGVYYLYGTRGPTCWGPATGFDVYTGTDLENWSDPIPCFENDGTFWADRNYWAPEVHPWQGAFYMFASFKSDKRRRGTAILRADKPEGPFVPWSDGPVTPADWECLDGTFYADHEGRPWIVFCHEWVQVGDGEIQAMPLTDDLRAPAGEPRLLFRASEAKWATPVQHSSGISGYVTDGPFLWRDQEGGLLCLWSSFSKTGYTQGLALSESGEITGPFRQLAPLFSRDGGHGMLFRDKDGEVRLALHRPNEHLLERPVFLTVNGHKEKL from the coding sequence ATGAAGAGGAATGAAATCAACATCCGAGACCCCTTCGTCCTCCTGCATGACGGGGTCTACTATCTTTACGGGACCCGCGGCCCCACCTGCTGGGGACCAGCCACGGGCTTTGACGTCTATACCGGCACCGACCTGGAGAACTGGTCGGATCCCATCCCCTGCTTTGAAAACGACGGCACCTTCTGGGCAGACCGCAACTACTGGGCGCCGGAAGTGCATCCCTGGCAGGGTGCGTTTTACATGTTTGCGAGCTTCAAGAGCGACAAGCGCCGCCGCGGCACCGCCATCCTGCGGGCAGACAAGCCCGAAGGTCCCTTCGTCCCCTGGTCGGACGGACCGGTCACCCCGGCGGACTGGGAATGCCTGGACGGCACCTTCTACGCCGACCATGAAGGCCGCCCCTGGATCGTGTTCTGCCATGAATGGGTCCAGGTCGGCGACGGGGAGATCCAGGCCATGCCGCTCACCGATGACCTGCGTGCCCCCGCGGGAGAACCCCGCCTGCTCTTCCGCGCCTCGGAAGCGAAATGGGCCACCCCGGTCCAGCATTCCAGCGGGATCAGCGGCTATGTGACCGACGGTCCCTTCCTGTGGCGGGACCAGGAGGGCGGCCTGCTCTGCCTCTGGTCCTCGTTCTCGAAAACGGGCTATACCCAGGGCCTCGCCCTCTCCGAAAGCGGCGAGATCACCGGTCCCTTCCGCCAGCTGGCGCCTCTGTTCTCCCGGGACGGCGGCCACGGCATGCTCTTCCGCGACAAGGACGGCGAGGTGCGCCTCGCCCTGCACCGCCCGAACGAGCACCTGCTGGAGCGCCCGGTTTTCCTCACCGTAAACGGGCACAAGGAAAAGCTGTAA
- a CDS encoding TIGR03905 family TSCPD domain-containing protein, producing MFSYKCRGTCSTSIDLEIRDGVITYCKINNGCRGNTAGLAKMVTGQKADEVAEKLAGIPCRGDTSCPDQLSRAIRAYHD from the coding sequence ATGTTCAGCTACAAATGCCGCGGCACCTGCTCCACCTCAATCGACCTGGAGATCCGGGACGGTGTGATCACCTACTGCAAAATCAACAACGGCTGCCGGGGCAACACCGCCGGCCTCGCGAAGATGGTCACCGGCCAGAAAGCGGACGAAGTGGCGGAAAAGCTCGCCGGCATTCCCTGCCGGGGCGATACTTCCTGCCCGGACCAGCTTTCCCGCGCCATCCGCGCGTATCATGACTGA
- a CDS encoding helix-turn-helix transcriptional regulator, with product MRRSVFIKYALSYTLVLLLLFAGVTFYMIHTSQRQVQEDIVTGQVNRLTRIAIRHEDYISTMLSTAEEIGLSPHIEPFRFDEEPWKAYDLQLQLIPYTATNSFCDQLYLYFPEDDRLYSSSASMTLERFSRMTQFEQTPAEDLAGLLRTADRLTVLPAQRVISNLIDGTDSRMVGFILPLGASPARSKGSVFFLIKESVYRDLFADAIDTDLNTYIRMGDQVIASAEDLPLSPADMETAPDGEYSRVFSRNNDSWLSVSLPGRSWGMRYDTVLRMADVRAAIRSSLGQLLLFLMSLLLVSVLLILWVARHHAKPIEAISGLLAPGDDARKDELTRISTGIRHLTRANSELSSRLDESLPMQRHDFVLRFFKGRFASPADTAAAAERIGLDIRKQYYAAILCSPSADQDRPFEMSREPFSSLADVTAAGVELVAMKAILYLAFANDPDMLSALAEMIRRESGNDETACVTAISAVHSQPEEAPAAYLEAAAAYDNRFVMGHSQVLAYTDISSSLEGTLPRAQKITNSISQALALNNRELLDSRISELLHFLKNTNMSPFAFRMIYNNVIDTLTRDQAAKLAGHDARDFYDIFSLTSCQSIDDLDELLRRLCDHLLSGETPAEDPAAEPAGDEIDQAIRYIDTHFTDPEISMTAIAESIDLSTTRLSLSFKERMGMTPSDYLTLLRCERARDLLENTDQTIREISTLVGYYDAGSFIRRFKQVTGETPLQYRRTRRPGKESTNEEE from the coding sequence ATGCGCAGGTCGGTCTTTATCAAATATGCCCTGTCCTACACGCTCGTACTGCTGCTGCTGTTCGCGGGCGTCACCTTCTACATGATCCACACCTCGCAGCGGCAGGTGCAGGAGGATATCGTCACCGGCCAGGTCAACCGCCTGACCCGGATCGCCATCCGGCATGAGGATTATATTTCCACCATGCTCAGCACTGCCGAGGAAATCGGCCTGTCGCCGCATATCGAGCCGTTCCGGTTTGACGAGGAGCCGTGGAAGGCCTATGACCTGCAGCTCCAGCTGATTCCCTACACGGCCACCAACTCCTTCTGCGACCAACTGTACCTGTACTTCCCGGAGGATGACCGGCTTTATTCCTCTTCGGCATCCATGACGCTGGAGCGGTTTTCCCGCATGACGCAGTTTGAACAGACTCCCGCGGAAGACCTGGCCGGCCTGCTCCGCACCGCGGACCGGCTGACCGTGCTGCCCGCGCAGCGGGTCATCTCCAACCTGATCGACGGAACGGACTCCCGCATGGTCGGCTTTATCCTGCCCCTGGGCGCCAGCCCGGCCAGGAGCAAGGGCTCCGTGTTCTTTCTGATCAAGGAATCCGTATACCGGGATCTGTTTGCCGACGCCATCGACACCGACCTGAACACGTATATCCGCATGGGGGACCAGGTGATTGCCTCCGCGGAAGACCTTCCCCTTTCCCCGGCAGACATGGAAACCGCGCCGGACGGGGAATACAGCCGCGTCTTCAGCCGGAACAACGACAGCTGGCTTTCCGTTTCCCTGCCGGGACGGAGCTGGGGCATGCGCTATGACACGGTCCTGCGGATGGCGGACGTCCGGGCGGCCATCCGGTCCAGCCTCGGCCAGCTGCTCCTGTTCCTGATGTCCCTGCTGCTGGTCTCCGTGCTGCTGATCCTCTGGGTCGCCCGCCATCATGCCAAGCCCATTGAAGCGATTTCCGGCCTGCTAGCCCCGGGGGACGACGCGCGCAAGGATGAACTGACGCGCATTTCCACCGGAATCCGCCACCTGACCCGCGCCAACAGCGAGCTGAGCAGCCGGCTGGATGAATCCCTTCCGATGCAGCGGCACGATTTCGTGCTCCGCTTCTTCAAGGGGCGCTTTGCCTCCCCGGCCGATACGGCTGCCGCGGCGGAACGCATCGGCCTGGATATCCGGAAGCAGTATTACGCCGCGATCCTCTGCTCCCCCTCCGCCGACCAGGACCGGCCTTTTGAGATGAGCCGGGAGCCGTTCTCCTCCCTGGCGGATGTGACCGCCGCGGGCGTGGAGCTGGTCGCCATGAAGGCCATCCTGTACCTGGCCTTTGCCAATGATCCGGATATGCTGAGCGCACTTGCGGAAATGATCCGCCGGGAGTCCGGCAATGACGAAACCGCCTGTGTCACCGCGATTTCCGCAGTGCATTCCCAGCCGGAGGAAGCCCCGGCGGCTTACCTGGAGGCCGCTGCCGCCTATGACAACCGTTTCGTGATGGGACATTCCCAGGTGCTTGCCTATACCGATATTTCCTCCAGCCTGGAGGGCACCCTGCCCCGGGCCCAGAAGATTACCAACTCCATCAGCCAGGCGCTCGCGCTGAACAACCGCGAGCTGCTGGACAGCCGGATCTCGGAGCTGCTGCATTTCCTGAAGAACACGAACATGTCGCCCTTCGCCTTCCGGATGATCTACAACAACGTCATCGATACCCTGACGCGGGACCAGGCCGCCAAGCTGGCCGGCCATGACGCCCGGGATTTCTACGACATTTTCAGCCTGACCTCCTGCCAGTCCATCGACGACCTGGATGAGCTGCTGCGCCGCCTGTGCGACCACCTGCTGTCCGGCGAAACGCCTGCGGAGGATCCGGCTGCCGAACCGGCCGGCGACGAAATCGACCAGGCCATCCGCTATATCGACACACACTTTACTGATCCGGAAATCTCCATGACGGCGATCGCCGAATCCATTGACCTGTCCACCACCCGCCTGAGCCTTTCCTTCAAGGAGCGGATGGGGATGACGCCTTCGGATTACCTGACGCTGCTGCGCTGCGAGCGCGCGCGGGACCTGCTCGAAAACACCGACCAGACCATCCGCGAAATCAGCACCCTCGTCGGCTACTACGACGCGGGCAGCTTCATCCGCCGCTTCAAGCAGGTCACCGGGGAGACTCCGCTGCAGTACCGGCGCACACGGCGCCCGGGAAAGGAATCGACCAATGAAGAGGAATGA